One Baekduia alba genomic window, GATCCGCGACGGCCGGCCGTGGCTCGCCGCCGCCGCGCTGGTGGCCGGGATCGTCGTCGAGCACTGGATCCTGATCGGCGCGCTGCAGCGCGAGATGCGCCAGCGCGACCTCTGCCTCCCGCGGGCCAGCGCCGACGAGGCGCGGCTCGCGCCGCGGGCATCGGAGTGGCGCCGGCAGGGGCTCAACAACACCATCCAGTTATCGCTGGCGCGGAACCTCGCGCCGGTGTGGAGGCTCGTCGGCGCGCGCCGGTCGCCGCTGCGGTCGCCGACCAACCGCCTCATCATCAACCAGTTCGCATCCCGGATGCGGCCGCGGCCGGATCCGCTGAGCACGATGGCGTCCTACACCTCCTGGGTCTCGCTCACCGATCGGCGCTTCAGCGCGCGCCACCTGCCCCCGTCGACCACCGCGCGCACGCCGTCGCTGGACCGCGCGGCGGAGCTGTTCCACCTCGACGGCGACGGGCCGCGGATGTCGGAGCGGTCGTCGCTGCTGTTCCCGCACTTCGCGCAGTGGTTCACCGACGGGTTCCTGCACACCGACCCGGCCGACCCGCGCCGCAACACCTCCACCCACGACATCGACCTCAGCCAGCTCTACGGCCAGGTGCCGAAGGTCACCGCCGTGCTGCGCGGCCGCGACGGCCGGCTGAAGAGCGAGCTGATCGGCGGCCGCGAGTTCCCGCCGCGCTACTTCGGCCCCGACCGGCACGTCAAGAAGGAGTTCCAGCGGCTCGCCCTGGTCTACCCGGGCAGCGACCTCAAGGTCGGCCGGCGAGCGGTCACGCCGCCGGGCCTGGACGACGAGCGCGTGCGCCAGGGCCTCTTCGCGCTCGGCCTGGCGCGCGGGAACATCCACTACGGGTTGGTGATGATGAGCACCGTGTTCCTGCGCGAGCACAACCGGCTCGCCGGCCTGCTGCGCGCGCACCATCCCGGCTGGAGCGACGACGAGGTGTTCCAGACCGCGCGCAACACGCTCACCGTGATGCTGCTGAAGATCGTGATCCAGGACTACATCAACCACATCTCGCCGCTGCGCTTCCAGGTCTTCTGGGAGCTGGGCCTCGGCGCCCGCGAGCGCTGGTTCCGCCCGAACTGGATGTCGATCGAGTTCGACCTGCTCTACCGCTGGCACGCGCTGGTGCCCGACCGGGTCGAGATCCACGGCGCCACGCGCCCGATGGGCGAGCTGCTGTGGGACAACGACCTCGTCACCGACCACGGCATCGCCGGGCTCTTCGCCGAGTGCTCGACCCAGAACAGCGCGGAGATCGGGCTGCTCAACACCCCCGAGTTCCTCTGGCCCGTCGAGCGCCGCACGATCGAGATCGGCCGGACCGCGAACCTCGCCGGCTACAACGACTACCGCGAGGCGTGCGGCTACCCGCGCGTCTGGTCGTTCAACGACGTCACGAGCCGCCGCGAGATCCGCGAGGCGCTCGCCGCGCGCTACCCCAGCGTCGACGACGTCGACCTGTACGTCGGGCTCTTCGCCGAGGACGTGGTCCCGGGCGGCGCGCTGCCGACGCTGATGGGGACCATGGTCGGCACCGACGCCTTCACCCAGGCCCTGACCAACCCGCTTCTGGCCGAGACGGTCTACGGCGAGCAGACGTTCAGCGCGGTCGGGCTCGCCGAGATCGACGCCACCGACACGCTGCGCGACCTCGTCCACCGCAACCTCGCGGGCGAGGAGCAGCAGGACCCGCTCGTCACGTT contains:
- a CDS encoding peroxidase family protein gives rise to the protein MKQPSRLSVVLIVTLLECPSVYAWLRLDEAGHTTLGILILIIGEGLESWSLPAIMLAGPADPSRLADARVRAHLRRVRTMAFLAIPGEIVVWLTWRWSVDVVGLIASIAVLLVLMHLKHQMETAAVRGTPFKTGFFSLDGTFASACEVAGAVGCLALIRDGRPWLAAAALVAGIVVEHWILIGALQREMRQRDLCLPRASADEARLAPRASEWRRQGLNNTIQLSLARNLAPVWRLVGARRSPLRSPTNRLIINQFASRMRPRPDPLSTMASYTSWVSLTDRRFSARHLPPSTTARTPSLDRAAELFHLDGDGPRMSERSSLLFPHFAQWFTDGFLHTDPADPRRNTSTHDIDLSQLYGQVPKVTAVLRGRDGRLKSELIGGREFPPRYFGPDRHVKKEFQRLALVYPGSDLKVGRRAVTPPGLDDERVRQGLFALGLARGNIHYGLVMMSTVFLREHNRLAGLLRAHHPGWSDDEVFQTARNTLTVMLLKIVIQDYINHISPLRFQVFWELGLGARERWFRPNWMSIEFDLLYRWHALVPDRVEIHGATRPMGELLWDNDLVTDHGIAGLFAECSTQNSAEIGLLNTPEFLWPVERRTIEIGRTANLAGYNDYREACGYPRVWSFNDVTSRREIREALAARYPSVDDVDLYVGLFAEDVVPGGALPTLMGTMVGTDAFTQALTNPLLAETVYGEQTFSAVGLAEIDATDTLRDLVHRNLAGEEQQDPLVTFAATRA